From the Vibrio alginolyticus NBRC 15630 = ATCC 17749 genome, one window contains:
- a CDS encoding pyridoxal phosphate-dependent aminotransferase: MQNIGMSSKLDNVCYDIRGPVLKHAKRMEEEGHKILKLNIGNPAPFGFDAPDEILVDVIRNLPTSQGYCDSKGIYSARKAVVQHYQRKGIRSLDVEDVYVGNGVSELIVMAMQALLNNGDEMLIPAPDYPLWTASVALSGGKPVHYLCDEEADWYPDLEDIKKKITPKTRGIVLINPNNPTGAVYSRDFLLEVIEIARQHKLIIFADEIYDKVLYDGATHTSVATLTEDVLVMTFNGLSKAYRVCGFRGGWMFLTGPKHLAQGYVNGLELLSSMRLCANVPMQHAIQTALGGYQSINELILPGGRLLEQRNRAYELINQIPGVSCVKPKGAMYLFPKIDTKMYNIKNDQQMVLDFLKQEKVLLVQGSGFNWPKPDHFRIVTLPHVEDLEIAIGRFERFLSTYSQ, from the coding sequence ATGCAAAATATCGGGATGTCGTCAAAACTCGACAATGTCTGCTACGACATTAGGGGTCCTGTACTCAAACATGCTAAGCGCATGGAGGAAGAAGGGCATAAAATCCTAAAGCTAAACATTGGTAACCCTGCCCCATTTGGTTTTGACGCCCCTGATGAGATTTTAGTCGACGTGATTCGTAATCTGCCGACTTCTCAAGGCTATTGTGATTCCAAAGGTATTTACTCTGCTCGTAAAGCTGTGGTCCAACACTATCAGCGTAAAGGTATACGCTCGCTAGATGTCGAAGATGTGTATGTAGGTAACGGCGTGTCTGAGTTGATCGTAATGGCCATGCAAGCGCTATTAAACAATGGCGACGAAATGCTGATCCCAGCACCAGACTATCCGTTATGGACAGCTTCAGTTGCACTATCTGGTGGTAAGCCGGTTCATTATCTATGTGATGAAGAAGCTGACTGGTACCCAGACCTTGAAGACATCAAAAAGAAAATCACACCAAAGACACGTGGCATTGTTCTGATCAACCCGAACAACCCGACAGGTGCGGTATACAGCCGTGACTTCCTACTTGAAGTGATTGAGATAGCACGCCAGCACAAACTGATCATTTTCGCAGATGAGATCTACGACAAAGTGTTGTACGACGGTGCAACACATACCTCAGTCGCCACACTCACTGAAGACGTGCTAGTCATGACATTCAATGGCCTTTCAAAAGCCTACCGTGTTTGTGGTTTCCGTGGTGGCTGGATGTTCTTAACGGGGCCTAAACATCTGGCTCAAGGGTACGTGAATGGCTTGGAGCTGCTTTCATCGATGCGTTTATGTGCAAACGTACCAATGCAACATGCCATTCAAACCGCGTTAGGTGGATACCAGAGTATCAATGAACTGATTTTACCTGGCGGACGCTTGTTAGAGCAGCGCAACCGAGCGTATGAACTGATCAATCAGATTCCTGGCGTTTCTTGTGTCAAACCTAAGGGTGCGATGTACCTCTTCCCGAAAATCGACACTAAAATGTACAACATCAAGAACGATCAACAGATGGTTTTAGATTTCTTAAAACAAGAGAAAGTCTTACTGGTGCAAGGTTCCGGCTTTAACTGGCCAAAACCAGACCACTTCCGCATCGTGACACTACCGCACGTTGAAGATCTAGAAATCGCCATTGGACGTTTTGAAAGATTCCTATCAACCTACAGCCAGTAA